Proteins encoded in a region of the Streptomyces sp. NBC_00258 genome:
- a CDS encoding DUF899 family protein, producing MTTPPGNASSDLPGRPPVVDLATWQTVREELLVREKAHTREGDAIAAARRRLPMAELDGTVEVVGPDGAVPFLELFQGRDELVVYQHMWYDGAPHQGQCEGCTTTAWHVKDAVYLNARGVSFAVLTSGSWDEVAPYVEFMGYTQPWYSVRGVEAPVGGEMGHIVCFLRDGDRVFLTYSTTGRGNEPVNGSLGLLDMTPYGRGEAWEDNPEGRSVIGDVREGHPPVGQQACWYWRSDADGIATWGATSRPVPQWTRPGAAPVETLGRQGHHH from the coding sequence ATGACGACCCCGCCCGGCAACGCGAGCAGCGACCTCCCCGGCAGGCCGCCAGTCGTCGACCTGGCCACCTGGCAGACCGTCCGCGAGGAACTGCTGGTCCGCGAGAAGGCGCACACCCGTGAGGGCGACGCGATCGCCGCTGCCCGGCGTCGGCTGCCGATGGCCGAGCTCGACGGGACGGTCGAGGTCGTCGGACCGGACGGCGCGGTCCCGTTCCTGGAGCTGTTCCAGGGGCGCGACGAACTCGTCGTCTACCAGCACATGTGGTACGACGGCGCGCCGCACCAGGGGCAGTGCGAGGGCTGCACCACAACGGCCTGGCACGTGAAGGACGCCGTCTACCTCAACGCCAGGGGCGTCTCGTTCGCAGTCCTGACCTCGGGCTCGTGGGACGAGGTGGCTCCATACGTCGAGTTCATGGGCTACACCCAGCCCTGGTACTCGGTGCGGGGCGTGGAGGCGCCGGTCGGCGGGGAAATGGGGCACATCGTCTGCTTCCTGCGCGACGGCGACCGCGTGTTCCTCACGTACTCCACGACGGGCCGTGGCAACGAGCCGGTCAACGGGTCCCTCGGCCTGCTGGACATGACGCCCTACGGCCGTGGCGAGGCGTGGGAGGACAACCCCGAGGGCCGATCCGTGATCGGCGATGTCCGTGAGGGCCACCCGCCCGTGGGCCAACAGGCCTGCTGGTACTGGCGCTCGGACGCCGACGGCATCGCCACCTGGGGCGCGACCA
- a CDS encoding TetR/AcrR family transcriptional regulator: protein MNDSDEGAGRAAQSKRKDARRNKETLLDAAAAVFVTSGVEAPVRDIAAKAGVGLGTIYRHFPTRADLVIAVYRHQVDACAEAGPALLESSPTPHAALGQWVDLFVDFLVTKHGLAAALQTDNTGFETLHAYFLDSLLPVCTQLLDAAAASGEIRSDLSAYEFMRGVGNLCIGADSDTRYDARRLVELLVAGLRQPR from the coding sequence GTGAACGACAGCGACGAGGGCGCGGGGCGCGCGGCCCAGTCCAAGCGGAAGGACGCCCGGCGCAACAAGGAGACTCTGCTCGACGCGGCCGCGGCGGTCTTCGTCACGTCCGGCGTGGAAGCGCCGGTACGTGACATCGCGGCCAAGGCCGGCGTCGGGCTGGGCACGATCTACCGCCACTTCCCGACCCGGGCGGATCTCGTCATCGCCGTGTACCGCCACCAGGTCGACGCCTGCGCCGAGGCCGGCCCGGCCCTGCTGGAATCCAGCCCGACACCTCATGCCGCCCTCGGACAGTGGGTCGACCTCTTCGTCGACTTCCTGGTCACCAAGCACGGACTCGCGGCCGCGCTGCAGACGGACAACACCGGCTTCGAAACGCTGCACGCCTACTTCCTCGACAGCCTCCTCCCGGTGTGCACCCAGCTCCTCGACGCGGCCGCGGCCTCCGGTGAGATCCGCTCCGACCTCAGCGCCTACGAGTTCATGCGCGGCGTCGGGAACCTCTGCATCGGCGCCGACAGCGATACCCGCTACGACGCACGTCGACTGGTCGAGCTCCTCGTCGCGGGCCTACGCCAACCGCGTTGA
- a CDS encoding aldo/keto reductase, translated as MQYRTLGRTGVQVSSLALGAMNFGAIGRTTQDEATAIVDAALEGGINLIDTADMYSAGESEEMVGKAIAGRRDDIVLATKATMPMGDERNHQGSSRRWLVTELDNSLRRLGVDHVDLYQIHRWDPTTSDEETLSALTDLQRAGKIRYFGSSTFPAYRVVQAQWAAREHRLSRYVTEQPSYSILQRGIETHVLPVTEEYGLGVLVWSPLASGWLSGAIREGRDITTSRSTFMPQRFDTAIPSNRARLDAVEQLAGVADEAGLTMIQLALGFVTAHPAVTSALIGPRTLDHLHSQLAAADTVLPADVLDAIDAIVAPGTDLAAHEKHDTPPALLDPALRRR; from the coding sequence ATGCAGTACCGCACCTTGGGCCGCACCGGTGTGCAGGTCAGTTCCCTCGCGCTCGGCGCGATGAACTTCGGCGCCATCGGCCGCACCACGCAGGACGAGGCCACGGCCATCGTCGACGCCGCCCTGGAGGGCGGGATCAACCTCATCGACACCGCCGACATGTACAGCGCCGGAGAGTCGGAGGAGATGGTCGGCAAGGCCATCGCCGGCCGCCGCGACGACATCGTGCTGGCCACGAAGGCGACCATGCCGATGGGTGACGAGCGCAACCACCAGGGCAGTTCGCGCCGCTGGCTCGTCACCGAGCTGGACAACAGCCTGCGCCGCCTCGGTGTCGACCACGTCGATCTCTACCAGATCCACCGATGGGACCCGACCACCAGCGACGAGGAGACGCTGTCCGCGTTGACCGACCTCCAACGCGCGGGGAAGATCCGCTACTTCGGCTCCTCGACCTTCCCGGCGTACCGCGTCGTGCAGGCACAGTGGGCCGCCCGAGAGCACCGCCTGAGCCGCTACGTCACGGAACAGCCCAGCTACTCGATCCTGCAGCGCGGGATCGAGACGCACGTCCTGCCCGTGACCGAGGAGTACGGGCTCGGTGTACTGGTGTGGAGCCCGCTGGCCTCGGGCTGGCTGTCGGGTGCCATCCGCGAGGGCCGGGACATCACCACCAGCCGCTCGACGTTCATGCCGCAGCGCTTCGACACCGCCATCCCCTCCAACCGGGCCAGGCTCGATGCCGTCGAGCAGCTGGCCGGGGTCGCCGACGAGGCCGGTCTGACCATGATCCAGCTCGCGCTCGGATTCGTGACCGCGCACCCCGCCGTGACCAGCGCGCTCATCGGTCCCCGCACGCTGGACCACCTGCACTCGCAGCTAGCCGCGGCCGACACCGTGCTCCCCGCCGACGTACTCGACGCGATCGACGCGATCGTCGCCCCCGGTACCGACCTGGCGGCGCACGAGAAGCACGACACTCCGCCCGCCCTGCTCGACCCGGCGCTGCGACGCCGCTGA
- a CDS encoding TioE family transcriptional regulator, with product MGRNLQNGERLRPVDLARGHGLSTQAIRNYEEAGILPAADRTPHGYRTYTSLHAGALRAFLALVPGHGHRTATSIMRAVNQGAVDEAFRLIDESHAQLLDDRRTLQAVESALRDLEPTTASECHAVPGPGGATGTDASSGPVDRFIGPLAGELGIRPATLRKWERAGLVRPRRDPLTGYRVYDESDVRDVRLAHQLRRGGYLLEQIAPLIAQVRSAGGLEPLEAALSDWRGRVSARGRAMLTGAAELEAYLRVCG from the coding sequence ATGGGACGTAACCTTCAAAACGGCGAACGGCTCAGGCCGGTTGATCTGGCGCGCGGGCACGGTCTGTCCACGCAGGCGATCAGGAACTACGAGGAGGCCGGCATCCTTCCGGCCGCCGATCGCACACCCCACGGCTACCGCACATACACCTCGCTGCACGCGGGGGCCCTGCGCGCGTTTCTCGCCCTGGTGCCCGGCCACGGCCACCGGACGGCGACGTCGATCATGCGGGCCGTGAACCAGGGCGCGGTCGACGAGGCGTTCCGTCTCATCGACGAGAGCCACGCCCAACTCCTCGACGACCGGCGGACTCTCCAGGCCGTGGAGAGCGCCCTCCGCGACCTGGAGCCCACCACGGCGTCCGAGTGCCATGCGGTTCCCGGTCCCGGTGGGGCTACCGGGACCGATGCGAGTTCCGGTCCCGTCGACAGGTTCATCGGGCCACTGGCAGGAGAGCTCGGGATCCGGCCCGCGACGCTGCGCAAATGGGAGCGCGCCGGGCTGGTGCGCCCGCGCCGCGACCCGCTGACCGGATACCGCGTCTACGACGAGTCCGACGTACGGGATGTTCGGCTGGCCCACCAACTCAGACGGGGCGGCTACCTGCTGGAGCAGATCGCTCCGCTGATCGCCCAGGTTCGGTCGGCCGGCGGACTGGAGCCGCTGGAGGCCGCACTGTCCGACTGGCGCGGCCGGGTCTCGGCCCGCGGGCGGGCGATGCTGACCGGGGCCGCCGAGTTGGAGGCGTACCTCCGCGTGTGCGGATGA
- a CDS encoding erythromycin esterase family protein yields MATDIKDAVHAFEAAAVMRLLPTRPRLLALGEPTHGEDTLLDLRNELFRQLVEQEGYGTIAIESDCMMGLVVDDYVTSGAGTLDEVMEHGFSHGWGASAANRELVRWMRAHNEARPASERLRFAGFDGPLEIAGAASPRQALTALHGCLSAWVDAELLPCTAETLDRLLGTDDRWTEPAAMMDPSRSVGQSAEAGRLRLLADDLVALLDSQTPHLITATSRDDLDRARLYGRTATGLLRYHHWMADASPARMTRLCALRDLMMAHNLLAVTARGPALAHAQNSHLQREKSSMQMWQGPVEWWSAGALVSARLGEEYAFVATALGTIRHQGVDTPPPDTVEGLLYELPEDRYVVDARRLTTALGDTRPAPRVSPWFGYASFDPAHLADSDGIVFVKDVPRS; encoded by the coding sequence ATGGCTACTGACATCAAGGACGCCGTCCATGCCTTCGAGGCTGCCGCCGTCATGAGGCTGCTTCCGACCCGTCCTCGGCTGCTTGCGCTGGGCGAGCCCACCCACGGCGAGGACACTCTGCTCGACCTGCGCAACGAGCTCTTCCGGCAGCTTGTCGAGCAGGAGGGCTACGGGACGATCGCGATCGAGAGCGACTGCATGATGGGCCTGGTCGTGGACGACTACGTCACCTCGGGCGCGGGCACTCTCGACGAGGTCATGGAGCACGGATTCAGCCATGGTTGGGGCGCGTCCGCGGCCAACCGCGAGCTGGTGCGCTGGATGCGCGCCCACAACGAGGCCCGGCCCGCGTCCGAGCGGCTCCGCTTCGCCGGTTTCGACGGCCCGCTGGAGATCGCCGGCGCCGCGAGCCCCCGGCAGGCCCTCACCGCACTCCACGGCTGTCTCTCGGCCTGGGTGGACGCGGAGCTGCTGCCCTGCACCGCGGAAACACTCGACCGCCTGCTCGGCACCGACGACCGGTGGACCGAGCCCGCCGCGATGATGGACCCGTCCCGGTCCGTGGGGCAGTCGGCCGAGGCCGGTCGGCTGCGACTGCTCGCCGACGATCTGGTGGCGCTGCTGGACTCACAGACGCCGCACCTGATCACGGCGACCTCGCGGGACGACTTGGACCGGGCGCGCCTGTACGGGCGCACCGCGACCGGCCTGCTGCGCTACCACCACTGGATGGCCGACGCCTCACCGGCCCGCATGACGCGGCTGTGCGCGCTGCGGGACCTGATGATGGCTCACAACCTCCTCGCCGTCACCGCGCGGGGACCGGCACTCGCCCACGCCCAGAACTCCCATCTCCAGCGGGAGAAGAGCTCGATGCAGATGTGGCAGGGACCGGTGGAGTGGTGGAGCGCCGGTGCGCTGGTGAGCGCCCGCCTCGGCGAGGAGTACGCCTTCGTGGCCACGGCCCTCGGCACGATCCGGCACCAGGGAGTGGACACCCCACCGCCGGACACCGTCGAAGGCCTCCTGTACGAACTCCCGGAGGACCGGTACGTCGTCGACGCCCGGCGACTGACCACTGCGCTCGGCGACACCCGGCCCGCGCCCCGCGTCTCCCCGTGGTTCGGCTACGCCTCGTTCGACCCGGCCCACCTGGCCGACAGCGACGGCATCGTGTTCGTCAAGGACGTCCCGCGGAGCTGA
- a CDS encoding glucoamylase family protein, whose protein sequence is MNRRSFLTAAATTAAATCATSLTATAANAAPAVRTDAERRLLRDWFVATHHSMEAMTTELGLAADKIDVSGSGTPVPSAQTSPTNIGCGLWSTVAAAGLGVISATTMRRRLARTVAAVERLERAHGFWFNWYDAHDGSLLTTWPETGDPVRPFLSSVDNAWLVTGLRIAADAAPELRPRVAALLADADWSYYYTPYDPADPVAGPGQLRGGFWPDKPGKGEPTGHHYGALNTEPRMASYLGIADGSLPAEHYWHLMRTLLPGMGQEQEPQGQYVEIDGVRVWEGHYTYRGRKLVPTWGGSMFEALMVPLFVPEPEWSPRSWGTTHRRYVRSQIEHGLVEEEYGYWGFSPASVPAGGYREYGVDGIGMQEEGYNSLGVVTPHASFLALPQAPAEALSNLRALDRAFGAYDDRYGFRDSVDVTTGRVSDFVLALDQGMITAAIAQHLRPGLLQTPFRTAGFHTRVRPLLGKERFSL, encoded by the coding sequence ATGAACCGTCGTAGCTTCCTCACCGCCGCCGCAACCACTGCCGCGGCCACCTGCGCCACCTCCCTCACCGCCACCGCAGCCAACGCCGCTCCGGCCGTACGAACCGACGCGGAACGCCGGCTGCTGCGTGACTGGTTCGTCGCGACCCACCACTCCATGGAGGCCATGACGACCGAACTCGGCCTGGCCGCCGACAAGATCGACGTCAGCGGGAGCGGCACACCCGTGCCGTCCGCGCAGACCTCGCCGACCAACATCGGCTGCGGCCTGTGGTCCACCGTCGCGGCCGCCGGACTCGGCGTCATCTCCGCCACCACCATGCGTCGCAGGCTGGCTCGCACGGTCGCCGCAGTGGAACGCCTGGAGCGCGCACACGGCTTCTGGTTCAACTGGTATGACGCGCACGACGGTTCACTGCTGACGACCTGGCCGGAGACCGGCGACCCCGTGCGCCCGTTCCTGTCCAGCGTCGACAACGCGTGGCTGGTGACCGGCCTGCGGATCGCCGCGGACGCCGCCCCCGAGCTGCGCCCCCGCGTTGCCGCCCTCCTTGCCGACGCCGACTGGTCGTACTACTACACCCCCTACGACCCGGCCGACCCGGTCGCCGGCCCCGGACAGCTGCGCGGCGGCTTCTGGCCGGACAAGCCGGGCAAGGGAGAACCCACCGGCCACCACTACGGCGCCCTCAACACCGAACCCCGTATGGCCAGTTACCTCGGCATCGCCGACGGCTCACTGCCCGCCGAGCACTACTGGCACCTGATGCGCACCCTGCTCCCGGGCATGGGCCAGGAACAGGAACCGCAGGGCCAGTACGTCGAGATCGACGGCGTACGCGTCTGGGAGGGCCACTACACCTACCGCGGCCGGAAGCTCGTTCCCACCTGGGGCGGCTCCATGTTCGAGGCGCTGATGGTCCCACTGTTCGTGCCCGAACCGGAGTGGTCCCCACGTTCCTGGGGCACCACGCACCGACGCTATGTCCGCAGCCAGATCGAACACGGCCTGGTCGAGGAGGAGTACGGCTACTGGGGCTTCTCCCCTGCCTCCGTTCCCGCCGGCGGCTATCGCGAATACGGAGTCGACGGGATCGGCATGCAGGAGGAGGGCTACAACTCCCTGGGTGTAGTCACCCCGCACGCCTCCTTCCTCGCCCTGCCCCAGGCCCCGGCCGAGGCCCTCTCCAACCTCCGTGCCCTCGACCGGGCCTTCGGCGCCTACGACGACCGCTACGGCTTCCGCGACTCCGTCGACGTCACCACCGGCCGCGTGAGCGACTTCGTACTCGCCCTCGACCAAGGCATGATCACCGCGGCCATCGCTCAGCACCTGCGCCCCGGCCTGCTCCAGACGCCGTTCCGCACGGCGGGCTTCCACACCCGGGTACGCCCGCTGCTTGGCAAGGAGCGGTTCTCCCTCTAG
- a CDS encoding glycoside hydrolase family 1 protein, with amino-acid sequence MTHSTTRFPEGFLWGASTAAHQIEGNNVNSDWWRKEHDPAAGIAEPSLDACDSYHRWEQDMDLLAELGFTDYRFSIEWARIEPVRGTFSRAEIAHYRRMVEGALARGLRPMVTLHHFTVPQWFEDLGGWTVDGAVDLFVRYVDRCAPVIADGVRHVCTINEPNMIAVMAGAAKAGDKGFPPAGLPTPDEETTLAVIAAHQAAVKAIRAQHPDVEVGWTIANQVYQALPGAEQVTADYRHPREDVFIEAARGDDWIGVQSYTRTKIAPEGPVPAPDDVERTLTQWEYYPTAVGHALRHTAEVIGDDTPLIVTENGIAIADDSRRVDYYTGALGAVAAAIEDGFNVRGYLAWSALDNYEWGSFKPTFGLIAVDPTTFERTPKPSAVWLGSLGRDRALPRTAS; translated from the coding sequence ATGACGCACTCCACCACCCGCTTCCCCGAGGGCTTCCTGTGGGGCGCCTCCACCGCCGCCCACCAGATCGAGGGCAACAACGTCAACAGCGACTGGTGGCGCAAGGAGCACGACCCCGCGGCCGGGATCGCCGAGCCCAGCCTGGACGCCTGCGACAGTTACCACCGCTGGGAGCAGGACATGGACCTGCTCGCCGAACTGGGCTTCACCGACTACCGGTTCAGCATCGAGTGGGCGCGTATCGAGCCGGTTCGCGGCACCTTCTCCCGCGCCGAGATCGCCCATTACCGCCGTATGGTCGAAGGGGCCCTCGCCCGCGGTCTGCGTCCCATGGTCACCCTGCACCACTTCACCGTCCCGCAGTGGTTCGAGGACCTCGGCGGCTGGACTGTCGACGGCGCGGTCGACCTCTTCGTACGCTACGTCGATCGGTGCGCGCCCGTCATCGCCGACGGCGTACGGCACGTGTGCACCATCAACGAACCGAACATGATCGCCGTCATGGCGGGAGCCGCGAAGGCCGGAGACAAGGGCTTCCCGCCCGCGGGCCTGCCCACGCCCGACGAGGAGACCACACTCGCGGTGATCGCCGCGCACCAGGCGGCCGTCAAGGCCATCCGCGCCCAGCATCCAGATGTCGAGGTCGGCTGGACCATCGCCAACCAGGTCTACCAGGCCCTGCCCGGCGCCGAGCAGGTCACCGCCGACTACCGCCACCCCCGCGAGGACGTCTTCATCGAGGCCGCCCGTGGCGACGACTGGATCGGCGTGCAGTCCTACACCCGCACCAAGATCGCCCCCGAAGGTCCCGTGCCGGCTCCCGACGACGTCGAACGCACCCTCACACAGTGGGAGTACTACCCGACCGCTGTCGGCCACGCCCTGCGCCACACCGCCGAGGTCATCGGCGACGACACACCCCTGATCGTCACCGAGAACGGCATCGCCATCGCGGACGACAGCCGTCGCGTCGACTACTACACCGGCGCCCTCGGCGCGGTCGCCGCCGCCATCGAGGACGGCTTCAATGTCCGGGGCTACCTTGCGTGGAGCGCCCTGGACAACTACGAATGGGGCTCCTTCAAGCCGACCTTCGGACTGATCGCCGTGGACCCCACCACCTTCGAGCGCACCCCGAAGCCGTCCGCCGTCTGGCTCGGCAGCCTGGGCCGCGACCGCGCCCTGCCGCGCACCGCGTCCTGA
- a CDS encoding carbohydrate ABC transporter permease: MTADTATKARTRRRTRRVRTPLLYTIASAALLVMAAPFLWMALSAFKTKQDLTASPPVWIPSRWTLDNFTALLDQLDMPQYFLNSLIVAVLVTVSNLLFCSMLGYALAKLDFTGRSKVFAIVLAALMVPGNLMILPLYVLMNGLGLIDTYAGLVLPFAAGAFGVFLMRQFMLSVPDELLEAARLDGAGEWYIFWRIVIPLVKPALATLTIFTFLGSWNNFIWPLIATNDPDKYTLPVALATFANDPNRTVGGGNGMLMAGSLLVVLPVLAVFIVLQRHFTQGIATAGLK; the protein is encoded by the coding sequence ATGACCGCCGACACTGCCACCAAGGCCCGGACCCGCCGCCGCACCCGACGGGTACGCACCCCGCTGCTCTACACGATCGCCTCGGCCGCGCTGCTGGTGATGGCCGCCCCGTTCCTGTGGATGGCACTGTCCGCGTTCAAGACGAAGCAGGACCTCACGGCGAGCCCGCCCGTGTGGATCCCCTCCCGGTGGACGCTGGACAACTTCACGGCCCTGCTCGACCAACTCGACATGCCGCAGTACTTCCTCAACTCGCTGATCGTGGCCGTCCTGGTGACCGTCAGCAACCTGCTGTTCTGCTCCATGCTCGGCTACGCACTGGCCAAGCTCGACTTCACCGGGCGTTCCAAGGTCTTCGCGATCGTGCTCGCCGCCCTGATGGTCCCCGGCAACCTCATGATCCTGCCGCTGTACGTGCTGATGAACGGCCTCGGCCTGATCGACACGTACGCCGGACTCGTACTGCCTTTCGCGGCCGGCGCGTTCGGGGTGTTCCTGATGCGCCAGTTCATGCTGTCCGTGCCCGACGAACTGCTGGAGGCGGCGCGCCTCGACGGAGCGGGGGAGTGGTACATCTTCTGGCGGATCGTGATCCCACTGGTCAAGCCCGCCCTCGCGACGCTGACGATCTTCACCTTCCTCGGCTCCTGGAACAACTTCATCTGGCCCCTGATCGCCACCAACGACCCGGACAAGTACACCCTGCCGGTGGCGCTGGCGACCTTCGCCAACGATCCCAACCGCACGGTCGGCGGCGGCAACGGAATGCTCATGGCCGGCTCACTGCTTGTCGTCCTGCCGGTCCTGGCCGTCTTCATCGTCCTGCAACGGCACTTCACGCAGGGCATCGCCACCGCGGGCCTGAAGTAG
- a CDS encoding carbohydrate ABC transporter permease, protein MSLTTGPAVPQATVDKSRDSGGKSGRDRRGRRSLSKHNLTGWLFSTPFLVLFGVFMLFPIVATLLMSFTDFGARNVTRPLEAEFVGLDNYTQLFQDDKFLTALFNTAYFVVVGVPATIVLGLLAAILLNNGIDRARTLFRVGFYAPVVTTIVAVAVVWRFVLDPSDGLIASLASEVGLTAPDFLGSETWAMPSLITMAVWRNLGTVMVLCIAGLQAIPADVREAARLDGAGAWQELRRITVPLLRPTLLYATVITTIGYLNVFEEPFVMTQGGPSDSTLTVSLDMYREGFNFFHMGYASAMAYVLFVVIMGITVLQLRLLKDNTR, encoded by the coding sequence ATGTCCCTCACCACAGGACCGGCCGTCCCGCAGGCGACCGTCGACAAGAGCCGCGACAGCGGCGGGAAATCCGGTCGCGACCGCCGAGGCCGCCGCTCACTCAGCAAGCACAACCTGACCGGATGGCTGTTCTCCACGCCGTTCCTGGTGCTGTTCGGCGTCTTCATGCTCTTCCCGATCGTCGCCACGCTCCTGATGAGCTTCACCGACTTCGGCGCCCGCAACGTCACCCGCCCGCTGGAGGCGGAGTTCGTCGGCCTGGACAACTACACACAGCTCTTCCAGGACGACAAGTTCCTCACCGCCCTGTTCAACACCGCCTACTTCGTGGTCGTCGGCGTCCCCGCGACCATCGTCCTCGGACTGCTGGCGGCGATCCTGCTGAACAACGGCATCGACCGGGCTCGCACGTTGTTCCGCGTCGGCTTCTACGCACCGGTCGTCACCACCATCGTCGCCGTGGCCGTCGTCTGGCGCTTCGTGCTCGACCCCTCCGACGGGCTGATCGCCTCCCTCGCCTCCGAAGTCGGCCTGACAGCACCGGACTTCCTCGGCTCGGAGACCTGGGCCATGCCCTCCCTGATCACCATGGCCGTGTGGCGCAACCTCGGTACCGTCATGGTGCTGTGCATCGCCGGCCTCCAGGCGATCCCGGCCGACGTCCGCGAGGCGGCCCGCCTCGACGGCGCCGGCGCGTGGCAGGAACTGCGCCGCATCACCGTCCCGCTGCTGCGGCCCACCCTGCTGTACGCCACGGTCATCACCACCATCGGCTACCTCAACGTCTTCGAGGAGCCCTTCGTGATGACGCAGGGCGGACCCTCCGACTCCACGCTGACCGTGTCGCTCGACATGTACCGCGAGGGATTCAACTTCTTCCACATGGGCTACGCCAGCGCCATGGCGTACGTCCTGTTCGTCGTGATCATGGGCATCACGGTGCTCCAGCTCCGACTGCTGAAGGACAACACCCGATGA
- a CDS encoding sugar ABC transporter substrate-binding protein, producing MNRAVATGSIALTLASALTLTACGGSGGAGVAADAKQTLTVWAMGTEGEKLGDVAKEYEKSHSNIKVKITPIGWDVAHQKLVAAAAAGKLPDVMQMGGSYLGEFADMGVLEPVDTKTFREGDFFPAAWQQGSYDGKTYGVPWYVDTRVLFYRTDLASKAGIKKAPATMAELQSAAEAYQKKAGTKWGLSIQPGGLDTVQSFYQFLYSAGGAIIDDNGKAVVNSDAAVKALENYGSYFDKGLSEKSVRPGYDVTKDFNSGAVPMFFGGPWITNLLDENYPDIKGKWAVAPVPADEASVSMAGGSSLAVSADSDHKAAAKELVSYLTGAKGQADWFERTNDLPANTAAWKSGELATDPTMQVWRKQMDTARATPSQPKLTEITSKVDTAIESVTQGKSSAKEALDKAQSEIEGLVQ from the coding sequence ATGAACCGCGCCGTCGCAACCGGGTCGATCGCACTCACCCTGGCGTCTGCGCTCACCCTCACCGCCTGTGGCGGTTCGGGTGGCGCGGGCGTGGCAGCAGACGCCAAGCAGACCCTGACCGTGTGGGCGATGGGCACGGAGGGGGAGAAGCTCGGCGACGTCGCCAAGGAGTACGAGAAGTCCCACTCCAACATCAAGGTCAAGATCACCCCGATCGGCTGGGACGTGGCCCACCAGAAGCTGGTCGCCGCTGCCGCCGCAGGGAAGCTGCCCGACGTGATGCAGATGGGCGGGAGCTACCTGGGAGAGTTCGCCGACATGGGCGTCCTGGAGCCGGTCGACACCAAGACCTTCCGTGAGGGCGACTTCTTCCCCGCCGCCTGGCAGCAGGGTTCCTACGACGGCAAGACCTACGGCGTCCCCTGGTACGTCGACACCCGCGTGCTCTTCTACCGCACCGACCTCGCCAGCAAGGCAGGGATCAAGAAGGCCCCGGCCACCATGGCCGAACTCCAGAGCGCCGCCGAGGCCTACCAGAAGAAGGCCGGCACGAAGTGGGGCCTGTCCATCCAGCCGGGCGGCCTCGACACCGTACAGAGCTTCTACCAGTTCCTGTACTCCGCAGGCGGCGCCATCATCGACGACAACGGCAAGGCCGTCGTGAACTCCGACGCGGCCGTCAAGGCGCTGGAGAACTACGGCAGTTACTTCGACAAGGGCCTCAGCGAGAAATCCGTACGCCCCGGCTACGACGTCACCAAGGACTTCAACTCCGGTGCCGTGCCCATGTTCTTCGGCGGCCCCTGGATCACCAACCTCCTCGACGAGAACTACCCCGACATCAAGGGGAAGTGGGCCGTCGCCCCGGTTCCCGCCGACGAGGCGTCCGTGTCCATGGCCGGCGGGTCCAGCCTGGCCGTCTCCGCCGACAGCGACCACAAGGCCGCCGCCAAGGAACTCGTCTCCTATCTCACCGGCGCCAAGGGCCAGGCCGACTGGTTCGAGCGCACCAACGACCTGCCCGCCAACACGGCCGCCTGGAAGTCCGGCGAACTCGCCACCGACCCCACCATGCAGGTGTGGCGGAAGCAGATGGACACCGCCCGCGCCACCCCCTCGCAGCCCAAGCTGACCGAGATCACCTCCAAGGTGGACACGGCCATCGAGTCGGTCACCCAGGGCAAGTCCTCGGCGAAGGAGGCGCTGGACAAGGCCCAGTCCGAGATCGAAGGCCTCGTGCAGTAG